Within the Alphaproteobacteria bacterium genome, the region AAGAATATATTATTTTTACCAGGAGATGGTATTGGTCCAGAAGTCTGTGCAGAAGTTAAAAAAATAATTAACTGGTTAAACCTTCATTATAATACAAATTTTACAATTGAAGAAGCGTTAATAGGTGGTGTTTCTACAGATCAATATGGAAAACCATTAACAACAGATACAATAAATTTGGCAAAAAATTCGGATGCCATATTATTAGGAGCAGTTGGTGGTCCAAAATGGGAAGGTTTAGACATTTCAATTAGGCCGGAAAAGGGTCTGTTAGGAATTAGGAAAGCTCTAGATTTATTTGCTAACTTAAGGCCTGCTATAACTTTTAAAGAATTAGTACATAGCTCAACAGTTAAAGAAGAAATTATCAGCAATTTAGATTTAATGATTGTTAGAGAATTAACTGGTGGTATCTATTTTGGTGAGCCAAGAGGTGTAGATATTGTTAAAGGTAAAAGATCAGGTTATAATACATTAGCATATCATGAAGATGAAGTTATTAGAGTAGCAAAGGTTGCTTTTGATATTGCAGATAAAAGAAGTGGAAAATTATGCTCTGTAGATAAAGCTAATGTTTTAGAAGTAACAGAAATGTGGCGTGACATAGTTACGGACTTACATAAAAAGCAATATCAAAATATAGAATTATCTCATATGTATGTTGATAATGCATCCATGCAATTAGTTAGAAACCCAAAGCAATTTGATGTAATGGTTACAACTAATATGTTTGGTGACATTCTATCAGACACCGCAGCAATGCTTACGGGTTCACTTGGTATGTTACCAAGTGCATCACTTGGAGCTAAATTAGAAAATAATAAACAACATGCTTTATACGAACCGGTACATGGTTCAGCTCCTGATATAGCGGGAAAAAACATCGCAAATCCTTTAGCTACAATCTTAAGTTTTGAAATGATGTTGCGCTATTCATTTTCATTAGATGATTTGGCCAATAAGTTAAATCAAGCAGTTAAAAATGTTTTGGCTAATGGTAATAGAACCATTGATATAAAAGAAAAAAACACTAATTTAGTATCATCTTCTGACATGGGAGATTTAGTAATAAAAGAATTAGAAATGTTATGATTAGGGCCTTAGTCTTATCCCTTTTTTTACTTACTACTTTAAACCTTCAAGCAGCTAGCTATGGGGAGTTTAAAGAAATTGATGTTTTAGATAGTAAGCGAGTAATTGTTACTAGTTGGAATAGTAAGCTTGGTCTTAAGCTTTTTAAAAAAGCAAAATATAAAAATGACTTTTACGATCTTGCAAGTCACTTTCAACCCCAGAAAAATCCTTTATATTGTGGTATTGCTAGTTCAGCTATTATTTTAAACGCTTTAAATGAAGATAATAATATTATTGTTAATTCTAAAAATACAATTAAAAAGCCAAAAATATACGGAGCTACAGTAATTCCCTTTTATAGTTTTACTCAAGATGATATATTAAATAACAATACAGACTTTATAAAAAATAGAGCTGTAGTAAATTTCAAGACTATTGATCAAAACCTAGGAAGATATGACCCAGGCTTAACATTAAAACAATTGGCAAAATTACTCGAATATTACACCTTAAATGTAAAACTAATCTATGCTGATGAAAGTAATAAAGATGGAGTTAACTCTTTTAAGGAGATTTTAAAAAACACATTAAATATAAAGGGAGAATATATTTTAGCTAACTTCCAAGGAAAAAAAATAGGTTCTCTAACGTCAGGTCACATCTCTCCTGTAGCTGCTTACAATGAAGCTAAGAATCAAATATTAATTTTAGATGTTGCAAGCCATAAACAACCATGGTTCTGGGTTGATGTAAATAAATTTTATGAGGCTATGCAAGAAAAAGATGGCTCTAAATCTAGAGGCTATTTAATTATAAGTAAGAGCCTTTAGAAGCTAACATGCTCTGTTATTTCTAAACCAAAGCTATCTAGTCCAATTACAGATTTTGGATTATTAGTTAATAATTTTAATTTTTTGATTCCTAGATCTTTTAAAATTTGAGCACCAGTACCATAATCTCTAATTAACTTATCTTGTGGCTTTTTGTGCAAGTTATTCTCACGATTAAATAATGTTTCTGAGACTTTGTTTTTTTGAGGACTTCTAAGTAATACCAACACTCCAGAATTAGCAGTGATTTTTTTAAGTGCAAGATCTAATTGATCAGCTTTGTTGTTGGTGTTATCTCCAATAATGTCGGCTAAGATATCTTGAGAATGCATTCTAACTAACACAGATTCCTCTGGATTAATATTGCCACTACTTAAAACAATATGCTCTGCATATTCTGCATTGCTAACATAAACAGATATATCTAATTCTCCATATTTATGCTGTATTTTACTTTTTATCTTACATGAAATAAGGTTTTCTTGTTTTCTACGATAAGCGATCAAATCTGCAATCGAACCTATTTTTAAATCATGCTCTTCTGCAAACTCATATAGGTCAGGTAGCCTAGCCATGGTTCCATCCTCATTCATAATTTCGCAGATAACCCCAGATTGATTTAGCCCTGCCAACTTAGCTATATCTACTGAAGCCTCTGTATGTCCTGCCCTAACTAAAACACCTCCATTTCTTGCAACTAAAGGAAAAACATGTCCGGGTGAGCAAATATCATGTGATGTTTTGTCTTTAGAAATAGCGGCTTTAATGGTTGTTGCTCTATCTCCTGCTGAAATACCAGTGGTAACCCCTACTCTTGCTTCTATAGATATTGTGAATGCAGTACCATGTCTAGAACCATTTAAGGGTGACATTAATGGTAAATTTAATATATTACTTCTATCCTCAGTTAAGGTAAGGCAAATTAAACCTCTACCATATTTAGCCATAAAATTTATAGCTTTATGATCAGCATATTCAGCTGGTATGACTAAATCTCCCTCATTTTCTCTATCTTCATCATCCACAATGATAAACATCTTTCCAGCTTTAGCATCACTGATTATGTCTTCTATTTTGGCTAGTTTTTTATTTAACATGTAACTTTTTTATATATTTTGCGATTAAATCTATTTCTATATTAACATCATCACCATCTACTAGCTCTTTCATATTAGTGTTCAACCAGGTGTGTGGAATAATATTTAAGTATATAATGTTATTTTCAATTTTATTAATAGTCAAAGAAATACCATCTATTGTGATAGAGCCTTTATCAATTAAATAATCTACATAATTATCGCTTATTAAAACTTTAACAATATATGAATCATTCAAAGATTTGATAGAATCTACTTTTGCAACATCATCAATATGCCCTGATACCATATGACCATCAAACCTTGAGTTAGCTGACATTGCTTGCTCTAAATTAATCTCTTTACCAATGGACCAGTTTGAAATTGTAGTTTTAGCTATTGTTTCTGCTGAGATAAAAAATGACAATTCTTTTTTGTTTATATTGGTAATAGTAAGACAAGCACCATTACAAGCAATAGATTGTCCTATTTTTAATGTTTCATCAATATTAGCTGCTATTATAATTTCTTTTTCTGTGCCCTTTTCTATAATATTGGTTATTATACCCAAATTTTCTATTATTCCTGTGAACATTATTTACCTATGCAAAATGATGTGAATATTTTATCAAGAACATCTTCAATATCTATTATCCCTGTTATTTTGCCTAATAAATCTGTACATCTTCTTAAGATCTCAGCAGTAAAAATTAAGTCACCATTTAAATCGACTTTATTTAACTCTGCTATTATTTCATTTATAATAATATAATGTCTTTCTTTATTAATTGACACATTATTGTCCGAATTATATTGCAACTCAATCAAGCTTTGTAGTCTATTTAGGAGCAAATCAAGGTTTTTCTGGTGCTTAACAGATATTGTTAAAGCATTGGTTAAGCTGCAATTAGAACTTAAGTCACTCTTATTTATTACCAATAAACTATTCTCATCAATATATTCTTTATAATTTTCATGCTCATCTAATTGATCTACGCTGAGTAATATGATTTTAAGATCAGAATTATTTGCTTTCTCCTTTGTTTTTTCTATACCAATTTTTTCAATTTCATCCTTACTTTTAACTCTAATACCGGCGGTATCTATGAGAGTTACTAAGTAACCAGATAAATCTAAATTTACTTCAATAACATCTCTTGTTGTACCAGCTATATTTGAAACTATGGATACATCTTTGCCTGCTAAATAATTGATTAGGCTAGACTTTCCAGCATTTACAGGACCAATTATACTTATTTGAATACCATGAATAATAGCTTTTTCTTTTTTAAAGTTTTTTATAAGATTTATAAAATCTTTTTTAATAGATTTTACTATGTTGTTTATTTCTGCTAATTTGCTAATTGGAATTTCTTCATCAGGAAAGTCTATAAAAGCTTCTATATAGGCTCTGACTTCTATCAGTTTTTCTCGAAGTTTAATAAAATAATTACTATTCTTGCCTTCTAATTGTTCTAGAGCTTTATCTGATTGCTTAACAGTGTTAGCATTAACAAGGTCATTAACGGCTTCTGCTTGCAGTAAATCTAGTTTGTTGTTTAAGAAGGCTCTTTTGGTAAACTCGCCAGCTTCAGCAAATCTGTAGCCATCTATATTTGTTAAAATTTCAATAACTTGCTTGTAGATAGATAAACTTCCATGCAGAGAAACCTCTATTATATCTTCGCCTGTAAAACTGTTAGGAGCCTTGTAATAAACCACTAATGCTTTGTCTATAAGCTTACTATTATGTGTTAATGCACATAATGTGGAATATCTTGGGGTGATGTTGTTTTTTATGGAGAAAATATTATAAAATTCTAACGCTTTACAACCTGATATTCTGATGGTAATTACACTTGCCTTAAGAATTGAATTTATGGGGGCGAATATCGTATCCATATTAAGTTTTACTTTAAAATAAAGATTATAATAATATAAATAGAATAAACCAAGATAAAATTTAATGAAGATACTAGCTTGCAATTCAAATAAGCCACTAAGTTCGGCTGTAGCAAAAAAATTGAACAAACAATTATTAGACGCTCATATTAAAAAATTTGCGGATGGTGAAATATTTGTAGAAATAAATGAAAATGTTAGAGGAGAAGATGTATTTGTTTTGCAATCCACATCATGCCCTACTAATGAAAATTTAATGGAGTTATTAATTTGTATAGACGCACTAAGAAGAGCTTCTGCTAAAAGAATTACAGCCGTTATTCCCTATTACGGTTATGCCAGACAAGATAGAAAGCCAGGGCCTAGAACACCAATTTCAGCCAAGTTAGTAGCAAATCTAATAACAACAGCAGGCACAGATAGAGTTTTAACTATTGATTTGCATGCAGGACAGATACAAGGTTTTTTTGATATTCCTCTAGATAACTTATATGCATCCCCCATTTTTATTAGAGACATAGAGAAAAATTTTGACTTAGCTAACACAGTTATAGTTTCTCCGGATGTTGGAGGTGTTGCAAGAGCAAGAGCAATTGCGAAAAAATTAGATTTAGATTTAGTTATTATTGATAAAAGAAGAGAAAAAGCAGGAGTGTCAGAAGTTATGAATATAATAGGTTCTGTAGAAAACAAACATTGTATTTTTATAGATGATCTTGTTGATAGCGCAGGAACTTTATGTAATGCATCAGCTGCTGTCAAAGCAAAGAATGCTCTTTCCACTAGTGCTTACATTACTCATGGTGTGTTATCTGGGAAAGCGGTTAGTAGAATCAGAGATTCGGACTTAGATAATTTAGTTATTACTGATACTATAAATGATTTAGATAAGATTTCAGATCTTAAAAATGTGAAAATCATTACTTCATCCTCTTTGATTGCAGAAGCAATTGATAGAATATCTAATGAAAAATCCGTTTCTGTACTTTTTAGCTAAAATAAGCTTAGCAGTAAAATGTTTTTACTTGCAATTAAAGGATAGTAAAGTATTTTCTTTGCTCTAAATAGTTAAAATAAAATTATGCCTAATATTTTCGCAATAAAAGCAGAACAAAGAACAGAAACTGGAAAAATAGCTTCTAAAAAACTTAAACATCAAGGTCTTATACCTGCTGTTATATATGGACCTGGTAAAGAGCCAAAAGCAATAGCCGTAGATTTTGCGCTAATAGCAAAGAGACATAAGCAAGGTAGATTTTATACTCAATTATGTGAAATAGAATTAGGAAATAAAAAAATACAAGTTATACCTCGTGATCTATATAGACATCCAGTAACTGATAATGTAGAGCATGTTGATTTTTATGAATTAGACGCAAAAATTAGAGTTAAAATAAAAGCTCAAATAGTTGCGCAAAATGAAAGTAAATGTAAAGGCGTAAAGTTAGGTGGTGTTCTTAGTCATAATATTAGAAGAATTGAACTTTTATGTTTTCCAAAAGACATAATTAGCGAAATAAGCGTTGATGTAGAAAAATTAAACATTGGTGAATCTATTCACATTTCAGATCTTAACTTACCAAAAGGAGTGGAAGTAAAAGTAAATGAAAATTTATCTATATTCACAATTTCTGGAAGAACTCCTGAAGAAGAGTCAGATGAAGCTACTGATGAAGATGCAGCATCTAAAGTAGAAGTAATCACTGAATCAAAAAAAGAATAAGGAATATAACAACTTATTTCGAATGATTTTAATTTGTGGACTTGGTAACCCAGGTTCTGAATATTCTAATACAAGACATAATATAGGCTTTTCTTTTATAGATTATTTAGCCAAGTCTATGTTAGGTGAAGGTTTTGCATATAAAAGTAAATTTAACTCTGACTTAATCTCTCATGTCTTTAATGACGAGAAAATAATTCTTGCAAAACCTCAAACATATATGAATAATTCGGGTGAACCAGTTGCTCAGATCTCTCATTTTTATAAAATTAAAGCAGAACATATTATTGTTATTCACGATGAGTTAGACTTGCCATATGGTAAAATCAAGACTAAGTTCTCTGGTAGTCATGCTGGTCATAATGGTTTAAAGGATATTGATAATAAAATTGGTGATAATTATCATCGTATTAGAATAGGAATTGACCATCCAAGAAACCTAGAAAATAATGAAATAAAAGTATCTGATTATGTTTTGCAAAGCTTTTCTAAAGATCAGCAATCTTCGCTTAACGATGTTTATATTGAAGCTGAAGAGAAGCTTGTTAATATATTGCTAACAATGTCATTGTAAGTTTTATAATTTTATTGCAATATTTTATTTAACATCAATTTGTTTAACATTCCTTTTAAACGCAGTTAACTTTACCATATATAGTTTTGCATAAATATATAGAAGGCTAATTCTAAAAATATTATAGTTTAAATAACTATATTGGTCCTAATATTTATGCCTAAATTACAAGTTTTTTATAAACCTTGCCATCTAGTAATAATATTTTGTTCAATGTCGAATTGATCCAATATTCTACCAACAGTATGGTTTACAATATCATCTATAGTTTTTGGTTTATTATAAAAAGCTGGGACAGGAGGAAA harbors:
- the leuB gene encoding 3-isopropylmalate dehydrogenase, which encodes MLFLPGDGIGPEVCAEVKKIINWLNLHYNTNFTIEEALIGGVSTDQYGKPLTTDTINLAKNSDAILLGAVGGPKWEGLDISIRPEKGLLGIRKALDLFANLRPAITFKELVHSSTVKEEIISNLDLMIVRELTGGIYFGEPRGVDIVKGKRSGYNTLAYHEDEVIRVAKVAFDIADKRSGKLCSVDKANVLEVTEMWRDIVTDLHKKQYQNIELSHMYVDNASMQLVRNPKQFDVMVTTNMFGDILSDTAAMLTGSLGMLPSASLGAKLENNKQHALYEPVHGSAPDIAGKNIANPLATILSFEMMLRYSFSLDDLANKLNQAVKNVLANGNRTIDIKEKNTNLVSSSDMGDLVIKELEML
- the ribB gene encoding 3,4-dihydroxy-2-butanone-4-phosphate synthase, which codes for MLNKKLAKIEDIISDAKAGKMFIIVDDEDRENEGDLVIPAEYADHKAINFMAKYGRGLICLTLTEDRSNILNLPLMSPLNGSRHGTAFTISIEARVGVTTGISAGDRATTIKAAISKDKTSHDICSPGHVFPLVARNGGVLVRAGHTEASVDIAKLAGLNQSGVICEIMNEDGTMARLPDLYEFAEEHDLKIGSIADLIAYRRKQENLISCKIKSKIQHKYGELDISVYVSNAEYAEHIVLSSGNINPEESVLVRMHSQDILADIIGDNTNNKADQLDLALKKITANSGVLVLLRSPQKNKVSETLFNRENNLHKKPQDKLIRDYGTGAQILKDLGIKKLKLLTNNPKSVIGLDSFGLEITEHVSF
- a CDS encoding riboflavin synthase produces the protein MFTGIIENLGIITNIIEKGTEKEIIIAANIDETLKIGQSIACNGACLTITNINKKELSFFISAETIAKTTISNWSIGKEINLEQAMSANSRFDGHMVSGHIDDVAKVDSIKSLNDSYIVKVLISDNYVDYLIDKGSITIDGISLTINKIENNIIYLNIIPHTWLNTNMKELVDGDDVNIEIDLIAKYIKKLHVK
- the mnmE gene encoding tRNA uridine-5-carboxymethylaminomethyl(34) synthesis GTPase MnmE; translation: MDTIFAPINSILKASVITIRISGCKALEFYNIFSIKNNITPRYSTLCALTHNSKLIDKALVVYYKAPNSFTGEDIIEVSLHGSLSIYKQVIEILTNIDGYRFAEAGEFTKRAFLNNKLDLLQAEAVNDLVNANTVKQSDKALEQLEGKNSNYFIKLREKLIEVRAYIEAFIDFPDEEIPISKLAEINNIVKSIKKDFINLIKNFKKEKAIIHGIQISIIGPVNAGKSSLINYLAGKDVSIVSNIAGTTRDVIEVNLDLSGYLVTLIDTAGIRVKSKDEIEKIGIEKTKEKANNSDLKIILLSVDQLDEHENYKEYIDENSLLVINKSDLSSNCSLTNALTISVKHQKNLDLLLNRLQSLIELQYNSDNNVSINKERHYIIINEIIAELNKVDLNGDLIFTAEILRRCTDLLGKITGIIDIEDVLDKIFTSFCIGK
- a CDS encoding ribose-phosphate pyrophosphokinase, which codes for MKILACNSNKPLSSAVAKKLNKQLLDAHIKKFADGEIFVEINENVRGEDVFVLQSTSCPTNENLMELLICIDALRRASAKRITAVIPYYGYARQDRKPGPRTPISAKLVANLITTAGTDRVLTIDLHAGQIQGFFDIPLDNLYASPIFIRDIEKNFDLANTVIVSPDVGGVARARAIAKKLDLDLVIIDKRREKAGVSEVMNIIGSVENKHCIFIDDLVDSAGTLCNASAAVKAKNALSTSAYITHGVLSGKAVSRIRDSDLDNLVITDTINDLDKISDLKNVKIITSSSLIAEAIDRISNEKSVSVLFS
- a CDS encoding 50S ribosomal protein L25/general stress protein Ctc; the protein is MPNIFAIKAEQRTETGKIASKKLKHQGLIPAVIYGPGKEPKAIAVDFALIAKRHKQGRFYTQLCEIELGNKKIQVIPRDLYRHPVTDNVEHVDFYELDAKIRVKIKAQIVAQNESKCKGVKLGGVLSHNIRRIELLCFPKDIISEISVDVEKLNIGESIHISDLNLPKGVEVKVNENLSIFTISGRTPEEESDEATDEDAASKVEVITESKKE
- a CDS encoding aminoacyl-tRNA hydrolase, giving the protein MILICGLGNPGSEYSNTRHNIGFSFIDYLAKSMLGEGFAYKSKFNSDLISHVFNDEKIILAKPQTYMNNSGEPVAQISHFYKIKAEHIIVIHDELDLPYGKIKTKFSGSHAGHNGLKDIDNKIGDNYHRIRIGIDHPRNLENNEIKVSDYVLQSFSKDQQSSLNDVYIEAEEKLVNILLTMSL